In Thalassospira sp. ER-Se-21-Dark, the genomic stretch ACTGGTGCGTCATCACGATCACTGGAATGCCGAACTGATCGGGCCCGATGGTGCCCCGCAATCGGTCAGTGCCAAGTCCGTGGTCAATGCCGCAGGCCCGTGGGTCACCGAGATGGTCGAAAATGCCGAACTTGGCAAAAAGGCTGCCGGTCTTCGACTGGTCAAGGGCAGCCACATTGTGGTGCCGCGCATTCATGACCATGATCATTGCTATATCTTCCAGAATGGCGATGGGCGCATTGCCTTTGCCATCCCCTATCAGCAGGACTACACCCTGATCGGCACCACCGACGTTGCCTATAACTGCGATCCGGCACAGGTCAAAATCAGCGATCAGGAAACCGACTATCTGCTGGATCTGGTGAATGGCTATCTGGCCAAACCACTCAGCCGTAGCGACGTGGTCTGGGACTATTCCGGTGTGCGGCCGCTTTATGATGACAAGAACGACAATGCGTCGGCGGTAACCCGCGACTACGTGTTTGACCTTGATACCGGCGATAGCGGAAGCGCTGCACCGATCCTGTCGATCTATGGCGGCAAGATCACGACTTATCGCAAGCTTGCCGAACATGCGATGCAGAGACTGTCCCCGGTGCTGGGCAACGATGCCAAGGACTGGACAGCCAACTCGGTTCTGCCCGGTGGCGACATTCCCGACGGTGATTTTGATGCGTTCCTTGCCAAGGCCAAGGAAACCTATGACTGGTTGCCAAGCGCATTACTGTACCGGCTGGTGCGAAGCTACGGCACGGCGATCAGAAAGATCATTGGCACGGCGACATCGCTTGGTGATCTGGGCACAGAGGTCGCGCCCAACCTTTACGAAGCTGAACTCCACTACCTGATGGCCAATGAATGGGCGTGTCGCGCAGAAGATGTTTTGTGGCGCAGGACCAAACTTGGCCTCGGGATGCAGCCTGGTCAGGTCGATGCCATCGAAAAATGGTTTGCCGCCCAAACCCGGCTTGATCGGGCTGCGCAGTAACCCTCAAAAAGAGCAACCTGCAAACAGCAAAAAAGGGCAGTGAAATCACTGCCCTTTTTTATTGCGTATTCGTTGGCCTTAGTAGGCGTATTCCTTGAACAACGGATCGACCGAGCCGTTCCATTCGGTTTCATACTTATCAAGGAATTCCTCTGCCAGGGTGCGGCCGCTTTGTGCGACGTCATCAAGGCTATCAAGGAAATGGCCTTCATCGTCGCCGTAGCTGTCCATGCGACCACGGTTTTTAAGACCCTGACGGGAAATCGCCAGAACGTCTTTTGACAGATCCTGAACCGTGCCGTTTTTGAACGGGGTGGCAAGGGCGGTGCGTGGAACATCGTTGCGAAGCGCTTCGCGCTCAGTTACCGACAGGTCCTTGACCAGATCCCATGCAGCATCAAGGGCTGCGTCATCATACAGCAAACCAACCCAAAGGGCTGGCAGCGCACAGATGCGTTTCCACGGGCCACCATCAGCACCGCGCATTTCAAGAAACTTCTTAAGACGCACTTCCGGGAAGGCCGTGGTCATGTGATCAGACCAGTCATTCATGGTCGGGCGTTCGCCCGGCAAAACATCAAGTTTGCCATCCATGAAATCACGGAACGACTTGCCCGCTGCATCAATGTATTTGCCGTCGCGATAGACGAAATACATCGGCACATCGAGCATGTAGTCAACATAGCGTTCAAAGCCAAAACCGTCTTCGAACACGAACGGCAACATGCCACAACGATCCGGATCGGTATCGGTCCAGACGTTCGACCGTGCCGACAAGAAGCCGCTTGGCTTGCCATCAACAAACGGGGACGCCGCAAACAGGGCGGTCGCCACTGGCTGAAGTGCCAGAGACGTTCTGAATTTTTTGACCATGTCGGCTTCGGAGCTGAAATCCAGATTGACCTGAATGGTCGAGGTCCGAAGCATCATGTCCAGACCAAGGTTTCCGACCTTGGGCATGTAATTTTTCATGATCTCGTAGCGGCCCTTGGGCATCCACGGGATGTCTTCACGTTTCCATTTCGGATTGTGACCAACGCCGAGCATATCAATGCCAAGCCCGTCGCAAATCTCGCGGACTTCGTGCAGGTGGGTGTGCACTTCACCACAGGTCTGGTGAATGTTTTTAAGCGGCGCACCGGAAAGTTCAATCTGCCCGCCCGGTTCGAGCGAGACGGAACATTTGTCCTTGGTCAGTGCAATGACATTGCCGTTCTCAATGATCGGTTCCCAGTCATAATGTTCGGCCAGGGCATTAAGCAGCATTTTAACCCCGCGTTCCCCTTCATAGGGGATGGGGCGAAGATCATCACGGGTGAAGGCGAATTTTTCGTGTTCGGTGCCGATGGCCCAGTCTTTTTTCGGCGTACAGCCGGACTCGAACCATTCGACAAGCTGGCGCCGGCTTTCAATTACCGGGCTGTCACCAGTGGAGGCGCTGACAGTCATAAGGGCTTCCCCTAATCTCTCGCAACGGGTCGGTGCGACCAATCGCCGATACGATCCTGAAATACGGTCAAAGCTGCAATTGCGGCCGTTTCGGCACGCAGAATACGCGGGCCGAGGCTTACAGGCGTTGCAAAAGGCTGTTTGCGGATACGTTCAAGTTCGTCGGCGCTAAAGCCGCCCTCGGGTCCAATCACGATTGCATGGTTAACAACATTGGTATTGTCGATAAACGAGCCAGCGCCCTTTGCCAATAGCTGACTTAGCACTTCACCAATTGGTGACCCCGATCCTGTTTCATCACAGAACAGCAGATGGTGATTTTCCGGCAGGTTTGCGACCCAGTCCAAAAGACGCACAGGTTCGCAAACCTCAGGCACAGTCAGGCGTTCACACTGTTCGGCCGCTTCAACAACCTGTGCCTGCAAACGATCAAGGCGGACCTTGTCGGTGATGCCATGTTGGGTGATGACCGGTTGTAAAATTTGAACGCCGAGCTCAACCGCCTTTTCAATCAGGAAATCAAGTCGTTGCTTTTTGATCGGCGCAAAAACAAGAGTCGGACCAACTTCATTGCCCTGCGCACGTAATTGGCGTTCTGCGGTGACGCTGCCCTTCTTTTTGCGCAGCTCGCTGATCGTCCCCAGCCACTCCCCGTCAAGGCCATTAAAAATTTTTACCGGTGTTCCGGGCTTGAGGCGCATGACATGTTCGAGGTAATGAGACTGTTCGGGAGCAAGTTCGATTTCACTATCAGCCGTGATAGGATCCCGAACGAAAAGGCGTTGGCGGGCGCGCATGGCATCAGCAGTCATAAAGGTCCCCAAAGCCGTTTTACGGCATCTTGAAATGGTTTTTTATCAGATAGGCCAATTATGACACAGGTCAACCAGCCAATACAGACCAGCAAGAACGATATGCCACAGGATGGCTGGATCGATCGTTTCATGCCCGAAGCTGTGCGGCCCTATCTGAAACTGCTGCGCCTTGATCGTCCGATTGGCACCTGGCTTTTGCTTTTGCCGTGCTGGTGGTCCACCGCCATGGCAGGCGGGTTAACTGATGCCATCACCACCAAACAGATCGTCATCATGATGGCGCTGTTTGGGGTGGGTGCTGTGATCATGCGCGGGGCCGGTTGCGTGATCAATGATCTGGCCGACCGCAATTTTGATGGCAAGGTCGAACGCACCACCACCCGGCCGCTCCCCAGTGGTCAGGTCAAGGTCTGGCAGGCTTTGCTGTTCCTTGGCTTCATGATGTTGCTGGGACTTGGCATTCTAGTGCAATTCCGCATCGAGGCGATCATTGTCGGCATCTGTTCGATCCCGATCATCATTACCTATCCGTTCATGAAGCGGATCACCTATTGGCCGCAAGCCTGCCTTGGCCTTGCCTTTAACTGGGGCGCACTGGTCGGATGGGCATCGGTGACCGGCACAGTTGAACCGGCCGCCATTGCCATGTATGCGGCGGGCTTTTTCTGGACGCTTGGCTATGACACCATCTATGCCCATCAGGACAAGGATGATGATGCCAAGATCGGCCTGAAATCCCTCGCACTGCGTTTGGGCGATGCGACGCCGAAATGGGCCAAGGGGTTCTATACCATGACCACGCTTTTGCTGGGCGTTTCGGGGATGCTGGCCGGTTTGCACTGGTCCTATTTTGTCTTGCTGGGGTTGGCGGGCATTCACCTTGGCTGGCAGGTTGCCACCGTCAAGCTTGATGATGCGGCCAATTGTCTGAAGCGGTTTAAATCCAACCGCGATTACGGATTACTGGTCCTTGCTGCCATCGTGCTTTCGCATCTGATTGCGAACGCATAACCCGATACCCCTTTTCAAGGTAAACCGCCAATGAGCGAGAATGTCTTCGCCGATGCACTGGTGCCCGATGTCGACGATCCGCAATTTGCCGATCTGATCGAAACATTCACCGTACCTGCCCGCGTGCCGCTGGCGCCGGAAATCGAGATGTATCTGGCAACCCACATCACCCCGCTTTGGCAGGCGACCGAGGATATTCTGGGCGTGCTTGATATCCCGCCGCCCTACTGGGCCTTTGCCTGGCCCGGTGGACAGGCGATCACGCGCTATATCCTTGATCACCCGGAACTGGTGCGCGGCAAGCGGGTGCTTGATTTTGCCTGTGGTGGCGGCATGCAGGCGATTGCCTGCGTCCGTTCTGACGCCGCAGAAATCCTTGCCAACGACATCGACCCGGTGGCGATTACCGCCACAAGGCTAAACGCCAAACACAATGGTGTTGAAATTCCGACGACGACCGAAAATCTTGTTGGCAC encodes the following:
- a CDS encoding 16S rRNA (uracil(1498)-N(3))-methyltransferase; this translates as MTADAMRARQRLFVRDPITADSEIELAPEQSHYLEHVMRLKPGTPVKIFNGLDGEWLGTISELRKKKGSVTAERQLRAQGNEVGPTLVFAPIKKQRLDFLIEKAVELGVQILQPVITQHGITDKVRLDRLQAQVVEAAEQCERLTVPEVCEPVRLLDWVANLPENHHLLFCDETGSGSPIGEVLSQLLAKGAGSFIDNTNVVNHAIVIGPEGGFSADELERIRKQPFATPVSLGPRILRAETAAIAALTVFQDRIGDWSHRPVARD
- the glpD gene encoding glycerol-3-phosphate dehydrogenase encodes the protein MTGTYDLLVVGGGINGAGIARDAAGRGLSVLLVEQRDLASATSSSSTKLIHGGLRYLEHYEFRLVREALQEREVLLAAAPHIIWPLTFVLPHHRGLRPKWMLRAGLFLYDHLAKRKRLPGSRSVSFNGTPEGQPLKSDFAGGFSYSDCWVDDARLVVLNAQDAQARGADIRTRTRCASLVRHHDHWNAELIGPDGAPQSVSAKSVVNAAGPWVTEMVENAELGKKAAGLRLVKGSHIVVPRIHDHDHCYIFQNGDGRIAFAIPYQQDYTLIGTTDVAYNCDPAQVKISDQETDYLLDLVNGYLAKPLSRSDVVWDYSGVRPLYDDKNDNASAVTRDYVFDLDTGDSGSAAPILSIYGGKITTYRKLAEHAMQRLSPVLGNDAKDWTANSVLPGGDIPDGDFDAFLAKAKETYDWLPSALLYRLVRSYGTAIRKIIGTATSLGDLGTEVAPNLYEAELHYLMANEWACRAEDVLWRRTKLGLGMQPGQVDAIEKWFAAQTRLDRAAQ
- a CDS encoding glutamate--cysteine ligase, producing the protein MTVSASTGDSPVIESRRQLVEWFESGCTPKKDWAIGTEHEKFAFTRDDLRPIPYEGERGVKMLLNALAEHYDWEPIIENGNVIALTKDKCSVSLEPGGQIELSGAPLKNIHQTCGEVHTHLHEVREICDGLGIDMLGVGHNPKWKREDIPWMPKGRYEIMKNYMPKVGNLGLDMMLRTSTIQVNLDFSSEADMVKKFRTSLALQPVATALFAASPFVDGKPSGFLSARSNVWTDTDPDRCGMLPFVFEDGFGFERYVDYMLDVPMYFVYRDGKYIDAAGKSFRDFMDGKLDVLPGERPTMNDWSDHMTTAFPEVRLKKFLEMRGADGGPWKRICALPALWVGLLYDDAALDAAWDLVKDLSVTEREALRNDVPRTALATPFKNGTVQDLSKDVLAISRQGLKNRGRMDSYGDDEGHFLDSLDDVAQSGRTLAEEFLDKYETEWNGSVDPLFKEYAY
- a CDS encoding 50S ribosomal protein L11 methyltransferase, which produces MSENVFADALVPDVDDPQFADLIETFTVPARVPLAPEIEMYLATHITPLWQATEDILGVLDIPPPYWAFAWPGGQAITRYILDHPELVRGKRVLDFACGGGMQAIACVRSDAAEILANDIDPVAITATRLNAKHNGVEIPTTTENLVGTSAPQKRWDVIFAGDVCYQQDMANAVLQWLMAEARLGTKVILADPGRTYAPTHNIDELETYDVPVDVAVEDTDTKFTRIWQLLPDRD
- the ubiA gene encoding 4-hydroxybenzoate octaprenyltransferase; its protein translation is MTQVNQPIQTSKNDMPQDGWIDRFMPEAVRPYLKLLRLDRPIGTWLLLLPCWWSTAMAGGLTDAITTKQIVIMMALFGVGAVIMRGAGCVINDLADRNFDGKVERTTTRPLPSGQVKVWQALLFLGFMMLLGLGILVQFRIEAIIVGICSIPIIITYPFMKRITYWPQACLGLAFNWGALVGWASVTGTVEPAAIAMYAAGFFWTLGYDTIYAHQDKDDDAKIGLKSLALRLGDATPKWAKGFYTMTTLLLGVSGMLAGLHWSYFVLLGLAGIHLGWQVATVKLDDAANCLKRFKSNRDYGLLVLAAIVLSHLIANA